In a genomic window of Variovorax paradoxus:
- a CDS encoding IclR family transcriptional regulator → MNEAQPDADRAQRGIQSIEVGGQLLRALVHHGRPMALKDLAREADMTPAKAHPYMVSFGRLGLIEQDRASGHYLLGPLALQLGLISLQQADPVHIATPAIAQLAQQTGHTIALAVWGARGATIVRTAESPSPVHVNMRHGTVFSLTNTASGRVFAAYLDAGRVRDLLEAERQRQKQRKAEPAPPAGMPPVQPLPSWADFERQLQEVRAHGISRSDGEVIEGVSAMAAPVFDHTGAIVLAITAIGPAGIFDTAWDGAIGTALKGCADAVSQRLGASRR, encoded by the coding sequence ATGAACGAAGCACAACCCGACGCCGACCGCGCCCAGCGCGGCATCCAGAGCATCGAGGTCGGCGGCCAGCTGCTGCGCGCGCTGGTGCACCACGGCCGGCCGATGGCGCTCAAGGACCTGGCCCGCGAGGCCGACATGACGCCCGCCAAGGCCCATCCCTACATGGTGAGCTTCGGCCGGCTGGGGCTGATCGAGCAGGACCGCGCGAGCGGCCACTATCTGCTCGGCCCGCTGGCACTGCAACTGGGCCTGATCAGCCTGCAGCAGGCCGACCCGGTGCACATCGCCACGCCGGCCATCGCCCAGCTCGCGCAGCAGACCGGCCACACCATCGCGCTGGCGGTCTGGGGCGCGCGCGGCGCGACCATCGTGCGCACGGCCGAGTCGCCCTCGCCGGTGCACGTCAACATGCGCCACGGCACGGTGTTCTCGCTGACCAACACGGCCTCGGGCCGGGTGTTCGCGGCCTACCTCGACGCCGGGCGCGTGCGCGACCTGCTCGAGGCCGAGCGCCAGCGCCAGAAGCAGCGCAAGGCCGAGCCCGCGCCGCCGGCCGGCATGCCGCCGGTGCAGCCGCTGCCGTCGTGGGCCGATTTCGAGCGCCAGCTGCAGGAGGTGCGCGCGCACGGCATCAGCCGTTCCGACGGCGAGGTGATCGAGGGCGTGAGCGCCATGGCCGCGCCGGTGTTCGACCACACGGGCGCGATCGTGCTCGCGATCACGGCCATCGGCCCGGCCGGCATCTTCGACACCGCCTGGGACGGCGCCATCGGCACCGCGCTCAAGGGCTGCGCGGACGCGGTGTCGCAGCGGCTGGGGGCGAGCCGCCGATGA
- a CDS encoding MBL fold metallo-hydrolase has protein sequence MSQAKKFASQADMEEKKVTFSQISEHAWAYTAEGDPNTGIVIGDDCVLVADTQATPAMAADVVRRIREVTDKPIKYVVLTHYHAVRVLGAAGYGAEHILASQDTRDLIVERGEQDKASEIGRFPRLFQNVETVPPGLTWPTMTFTGKMTLWLGKLEVQLLQLGRGHTKGDTVVWLPQERALLSGDLVEFGATPYAGDAYFKDWPQTLDNVAALKPAALVPGRGAALTTPEAVAEGLTGTRDFIADVYASVQEGVKAGRDLNAVYKDTYEKLKPKYSQWVIFDHCMPFDVSRAYDEASGHVDPRVWTAERDVEMWKALEG, from the coding sequence ATGAGCCAAGCCAAGAAATTCGCCAGCCAGGCCGACATGGAAGAGAAGAAGGTCACCTTCAGCCAGATCTCGGAACACGCGTGGGCCTACACCGCCGAGGGCGACCCGAACACCGGCATCGTGATCGGCGACGACTGCGTGCTGGTGGCCGACACCCAGGCCACGCCCGCGATGGCGGCCGACGTGGTGCGCCGCATCCGCGAAGTGACCGACAAGCCGATCAAGTACGTGGTGCTCACCCACTACCACGCGGTGCGCGTGCTGGGCGCGGCCGGCTACGGCGCCGAGCACATCCTGGCGAGCCAGGACACGCGCGACCTGATCGTCGAGCGCGGCGAGCAGGACAAGGCCAGCGAGATCGGCCGCTTCCCGCGCCTGTTCCAGAACGTCGAGACGGTGCCGCCGGGCCTGACCTGGCCCACCATGACCTTCACCGGCAAGATGACCCTGTGGCTCGGCAAGCTCGAGGTGCAGCTGCTGCAGCTCGGCCGCGGCCACACCAAGGGCGACACCGTGGTCTGGCTGCCGCAGGAACGCGCGCTGCTCTCGGGCGACCTGGTCGAGTTCGGCGCCACGCCGTACGCGGGCGACGCCTATTTCAAGGACTGGCCGCAGACGCTCGACAACGTCGCCGCCCTCAAGCCCGCCGCGCTGGTGCCGGGCCGCGGCGCCGCGCTGACCACGCCCGAGGCCGTGGCCGAGGGCCTCACGGGCACGCGCGACTTCATCGCCGACGTCTACGCCAGCGTGCAGGAAGGCGTGAAGGCCGGGCGCGACCTCAACGCGGTCTACAAGGACACCTACGAGAAGCTCAAGCCCAAGTACAGCCAGTGGGTGATCTTCGACCACTGCATGCCCTTCGACGTGAGCCGCGCCTACGACGAGGCCTCGGGCCATGTCGACCCGCGCGTGTGGACCGCCGAGCGCGACGTGGAGATGTGGAAGGCGCTCGAAGGCTGA
- a CDS encoding FAD-dependent oxidoreductase codes for MNALATEAAQVDYQSLRFDYRRHPDQDAAPPARHPVVVVGAGPVGLALAIDLALRQVPVVLLDNDNTLSTGSRAICFAKRTLEVFDRLGCGDRMVDKGVSWNIGKVYFHDEQVYRFDLLPEPGHERPAFINLQQYYVEGYLAERAAQLPLIDIRWNNKVTGIAQDAEGATLTVETPEGEYRLAADYVSACDGSRSNLRQLLGQESKGRVFRDRFLIADITMDAQLPTERRFWFDPPFHPGQSVLLHKQADGMWRIDFQLGWEADPVEERKPERIVPRVRALLDSIGHAGVQFEIGWASVYTFACQRMDSFRHGRVLFAGDSAHGVSPFGARGANSGVQDADNLAWKLAAVVRGEAPDALLDSYAGEREYAADENIRNSTRATDFITPKSEVSRLFRDAVLALTRRHAFARTLVNSGRLSVPSVLRGSPLNTPDAHGDGFAGAMVPGAAAADAPVALADGGSGWLLRELGRAHGFTALVFGDADDAAVTRSLRAIEAAALPLRTVRVPAGAASELAVRRYDAHPGTVYLLRPDQHVSARWRAPSSAQIRAAFDRALGKA; via the coding sequence GTGAACGCACTCGCCACCGAAGCCGCGCAGGTCGACTACCAGAGCCTGCGCTTCGACTACCGCCGCCACCCCGACCAGGACGCGGCCCCGCCCGCTCGCCACCCGGTGGTGGTGGTCGGCGCCGGCCCCGTGGGCCTGGCGCTGGCCATCGACCTCGCGCTGCGCCAGGTGCCGGTGGTGCTGCTCGACAACGACAACACCCTGTCGACCGGATCGCGCGCGATCTGCTTCGCCAAGCGCACGCTCGAGGTCTTCGACCGGCTGGGCTGCGGCGACCGCATGGTCGACAAGGGCGTGTCGTGGAACATCGGCAAGGTCTATTTCCACGACGAGCAGGTCTACCGCTTCGACCTGCTGCCCGAGCCCGGCCACGAGCGCCCGGCCTTCATCAACCTGCAGCAGTACTACGTCGAGGGCTACCTGGCCGAGCGCGCGGCCCAGCTGCCGCTGATCGACATCCGCTGGAACAACAAGGTCACCGGCATCGCGCAGGACGCCGAGGGCGCGACGCTGACCGTGGAAACGCCCGAGGGCGAGTACCGCCTGGCCGCCGACTACGTGAGCGCCTGCGACGGCTCGCGCTCGAACCTGCGCCAGCTGCTGGGCCAGGAATCGAAGGGCCGCGTGTTCCGCGACCGCTTCCTGATCGCCGACATCACGATGGACGCGCAGCTGCCGACCGAGCGCCGCTTCTGGTTCGACCCGCCCTTCCATCCGGGCCAGAGCGTGCTGCTGCACAAGCAGGCCGACGGCATGTGGCGCATCGACTTCCAGCTCGGCTGGGAGGCCGATCCGGTGGAGGAACGCAAGCCCGAGCGCATCGTGCCGCGCGTGCGCGCGCTGCTCGACAGCATCGGCCACGCGGGCGTGCAGTTCGAGATCGGCTGGGCCAGCGTCTACACCTTCGCCTGCCAGCGCATGGACAGCTTCCGCCACGGCCGCGTGCTGTTCGCGGGCGACTCGGCGCACGGCGTGTCGCCGTTCGGGGCGCGCGGCGCCAACTCGGGCGTGCAGGACGCCGACAACCTGGCCTGGAAGCTGGCCGCCGTGGTGCGCGGCGAGGCGCCCGACGCGCTGCTCGACAGCTACGCGGGCGAACGCGAGTACGCGGCCGACGAGAACATCCGCAACTCCACGCGCGCGACCGACTTCATCACGCCCAAGAGCGAGGTCAGCCGGCTGTTCCGCGACGCGGTGCTGGCGCTGACGCGGCGGCACGCCTTCGCGCGCACGCTGGTCAACAGCGGCCGGCTGTCGGTGCCCTCGGTGCTGCGCGGCTCGCCGCTCAACACGCCCGACGCACACGGCGACGGCTTCGCGGGCGCGATGGTGCCGGGCGCGGCCGCGGCCGACGCGCCGGTGGCGCTCGCCGACGGCGGCAGCGGCTGGCTGCTGCGCGAGCTCGGCCGCGCGCACGGCTTCACGGCGCTGGTGTTCGGCGATGCCGACGACGCGGCCGTGACGCGGAGCCTGCGCGCCATCGAGGCCGCGGCGCTGCCGCTGCGCACCGTGCGCGTGCCCGCGGGCGCGGCGAGCGAACTGGCCGTGCGGCGCTACGATGCGCACCCCGGCACGGTCTACCTGCTGCGCCCCGACCAGCATGTGAGCGCGCGC